Proteins from a genomic interval of Streptomyces sp. Tu6071:
- a CDS encoding HNH endonuclease signature motif containing protein: MGLDLDRLEDERGRWTRAELTEVVAASHTMYEVLSRLGIDQVGGWHTHLSRRITKLGIDTSHFVRVRGSAPRQGVRRWTAAELLTFEPDRTRRVPGRRLKRALLATGRVEVCADCGIGPEWRGEPLRLEVDHIDGDWRDNRIGNLRLLCPNCHSMTDTFRRRRRAR, from the coding sequence ATGGGCCTCGACTTGGACCGGCTGGAGGACGAACGCGGCCGGTGGACGCGGGCGGAACTCACGGAGGTGGTCGCGGCCTCGCACACCATGTACGAGGTGCTGTCACGCCTGGGGATCGACCAGGTGGGGGGCTGGCACACCCACCTGAGCCGCAGGATCACCAAGCTGGGCATCGACACATCGCACTTCGTACGGGTCAGGGGCAGCGCGCCACGCCAGGGCGTCCGCAGGTGGACGGCAGCCGAACTCCTCACCTTCGAGCCCGACAGGACTCGCCGCGTCCCCGGGCGGCGGCTGAAACGGGCGCTCCTGGCCACCGGCCGGGTGGAGGTGTGCGCCGACTGTGGAATCGGCCCCGAATGGAGGGGCGAGCCGTTGCGCCTGGAGGTCGACCACATCGACGGCGACTGGCGGGACAACCGGATCGGGAATCTGCGGCTGCTCTGCCCGAACTGCCACTCGATGACGGACACCTTCCGCCGTAGGCGGCGCGCCCGATGA
- a CDS encoding HNH endonuclease signature motif containing protein: MSAPKYPRSLLADAAPASGSLLELLDRIGAPVSRTVMRYVEQRLRHYGIDTSHFRPSVLPAREPVAYTREALAEAVRGAKSLREVGTRLGLPEGDVPYSLVRKRIEQFGIDISHLSRTNPSSANPSPGRVRKAVAEARSAAEALRLLGLEPQTGARRRLRDVCERNGISTAHFLGQASRKGIPRRRKPASAVLVVKPPTAVRTSGEMLRRALSEIGRPHVCEKCGLGTRYRGRPLMLEIDHVNGDWRDNRAENLRYLCPNCHSQTATFAGGARR, from the coding sequence ATGAGCGCCCCGAAGTACCCCCGGTCCCTCCTCGCCGATGCGGCTCCTGCCAGCGGCAGTCTGCTGGAGCTGCTCGACCGGATCGGGGCACCGGTATCCAGGACGGTGATGCGGTACGTGGAGCAGCGACTCCGCCACTACGGGATCGACACCAGCCACTTCCGGCCGAGCGTTCTTCCGGCGAGAGAACCCGTCGCGTACACCCGCGAAGCCTTGGCCGAAGCGGTCAGGGGAGCGAAAAGCCTGCGGGAAGTGGGCACCCGACTGGGGCTCCCGGAGGGCGACGTCCCCTACAGCCTCGTCCGCAAGCGCATCGAACAGTTCGGCATCGACATCTCGCACCTCTCGCGCACGAACCCGTCATCGGCGAATCCGTCCCCGGGCAGGGTGCGCAAGGCGGTGGCCGAGGCCCGGTCCGCGGCCGAGGCGCTCCGTCTGCTCGGCCTGGAGCCCCAGACTGGTGCGCGCCGACGCCTGCGGGACGTATGTGAGCGGAACGGCATCTCCACGGCCCACTTCCTGGGCCAGGCAAGCCGGAAAGGCATCCCACGCCGGCGCAAACCCGCATCGGCGGTGCTCGTCGTGAAACCGCCGACGGCAGTACGTACCTCGGGCGAGATGCTCCGCCGCGCCCTGAGCGAGATCGGCCGCCCGCACGTCTGCGAGAAGTGCGGTCTGGGGACGCGGTACCGCGGGCGCCCGCTGATGTTGGAGATCGACCACGTCAACGGCGACTGGCGGGACAACCGGGCGGAGAACCTGCGGTACCTGTGTCCCAACTGCCACAGCCAGACCGCCACTTTTGCCGGTGGGGCCAGGAGGTGA
- the rdgB gene encoding RdgB/HAM1 family non-canonical purine NTP pyrophosphatase: protein MTRLILATRNAGKVTELHAILSEAGLGHELVGADAYPEIPDVKETGVTFAENALLKAHALARATGLPAVADDSGLCVDVLGGAPGIFSARWSGRHGDDEANLDLLLAQLSDIAPEHRAAGFACAAALALPDGTERVVEGHLRGTLRLAPAGGNGFGYDPVLQPEGLDRTCAELTPAEKNAISHRGKAFRALVPVVRELVG from the coding sequence ATGACCCGTCTCATCCTCGCCACCCGCAACGCCGGCAAAGTCACCGAGCTCCACGCCATCCTCAGCGAGGCGGGGCTCGGGCACGAACTCGTCGGGGCCGACGCGTACCCGGAGATCCCCGACGTCAAGGAGACGGGCGTCACCTTCGCCGAGAACGCCCTCCTGAAGGCCCACGCCCTGGCGCGGGCGACGGGCCTGCCCGCCGTGGCCGACGACTCCGGCCTCTGCGTGGACGTCCTCGGCGGAGCCCCCGGGATCTTCTCGGCCCGCTGGTCCGGCCGCCACGGCGACGACGAGGCGAACCTGGACCTCCTCCTGGCCCAGCTCTCCGACATCGCCCCCGAGCACCGCGCGGCCGGCTTCGCCTGCGCGGCGGCCCTGGCCCTCCCGGACGGCACGGAACGCGTGGTCGAGGGCCACCTGCGCGGCACCCTCCGCCTCGCCCCGGCGGGCGGGAACGGCTTCGGCTACGACCCGGTCCTGCAGCCGGAAGGCCTGGACCGCACCTGCGCCGAACTGACCCCGGCGGAGAAGAACGCGATCAGCCACCGGGGCAAGGCGTTCCGGGCGCTGGTGCCGGTGGTGCGGGAACTGGTGGGCTGA
- the rph gene encoding ribonuclease PH gives MSRIDGRTPDQLRPVSIERGWSKHAEGSVLVSFGDTRVLCTASFTEGVPRWRKGSGEGWVTAEYAMLPRATNTRGDRESVRGKIGGRTHEISRLIGRSLRAVVDTRALGENTVVLDCDVLQADGGTRTAAITGAYVALADAVRWAQGKKLVKAGRVPLRDTVSAVSVGIVDSVPYLDLRYEEDVRAETDMNVVRTGDGRFVEVQGTAEAAPFDRAELDALLDLASAGCADLAALQREALEG, from the coding sequence ATGTCACGCATCGACGGCCGCACCCCCGACCAGCTCCGCCCCGTCTCCATCGAACGCGGCTGGAGCAAGCACGCCGAAGGCTCCGTACTCGTCTCCTTCGGCGACACCCGCGTCCTGTGCACCGCCTCCTTCACCGAAGGCGTGCCGCGCTGGCGCAAGGGCAGCGGCGAGGGCTGGGTCACCGCCGAGTACGCGATGCTCCCGCGCGCCACCAACACCCGCGGCGACCGCGAGTCCGTCCGCGGCAAGATCGGCGGGCGCACCCACGAGATCTCCCGCCTCATCGGCCGCAGCCTCCGCGCCGTCGTCGACACCCGCGCCCTCGGCGAGAACACCGTCGTCCTCGACTGCGACGTCCTCCAGGCCGACGGCGGCACCCGCACCGCCGCCATCACCGGCGCGTACGTCGCCCTCGCCGACGCCGTCCGCTGGGCGCAGGGCAAGAAGCTCGTCAAGGCCGGACGCGTCCCGCTGCGCGACACCGTCTCGGCCGTCTCCGTCGGCATCGTCGACTCCGTCCCGTACCTCGACCTGCGGTACGAGGAGGACGTGCGCGCCGAGACCGACATGAACGTCGTCCGCACCGGCGACGGCCGTTTCGTCGAGGTCCAGGGCACCGCCGAGGCCGCGCCCTTCGACCGTGCCGAGCTGGACGCGCTCCTCGATCTCGCGAGCGCGGGCTGCGCCGACCTGGCGGCCCTCCAGCGCGAGGCGCTCGAAGGCTGA
- a CDS encoding glucose PTS transporter subunit EIIB, with amino-acid sequence MASKAEKIVAGLGGLDNISDIEGCITRLRTEVYDASKVDEAALKAAGAHGVVKMGTAIQVVIGTDADPIAADIEDMM; translated from the coding sequence ATGGCCAGCAAGGCGGAGAAGATCGTCGCCGGACTCGGCGGCCTCGACAACATCAGCGACATCGAGGGCTGCATCACCCGGCTGCGCACCGAGGTCTACGACGCCTCCAAGGTCGACGAGGCCGCCCTCAAGGCCGCGGGCGCCCACGGCGTCGTCAAGATGGGCACCGCCATCCAGGTCGTCATCGGCACCGACGCCGACCCCATCGCGGCGGACATCGAAGACATGATGTGA
- a CDS encoding PTS transporter subunit EIIC, whose translation MSAATSAATAGPGPWGKFFQGLQKMGRSLQLPIAVLPAAGILNRLGQPDVFGDDGLGWTNVAKVIDAAGGALLDSTLGLPLLFCVGVAIGMAKKSDGSTALAAVTGFLVFYAVLQAFPVDCPRGQEAVDGGCVDYAGKAFTAATYQNPGVFGGIVIGLISAYVWRRFYRTKLVDWLGFFNGRRLVPILMAFIGLLLGGLAAWAWQPIGDGLTSFGEWLSDAGAWGSGVFGVANRALLVVGLHQFLNTFVWFQFGDFKAADGDIVHGDINRFLAGDPSAGQFLTGFFPIMMFALPAAALAITHCAKPHRRKEVGGLMLSVALTSFVTGITEPIEYSFLFVAPLLYAVHAVLTGVSMAVSWALGAKDGFSFSAGLIDYVINWSLATKPWLLLIIGACAAVVYYVVFRFAITRFDLKTPGREPEEELEDETRA comes from the coding sequence ATGAGCGCGGCGACGAGTGCGGCGACGGCGGGGCCGGGGCCGTGGGGGAAGTTCTTCCAGGGCTTGCAGAAGATGGGGCGTTCGCTCCAGTTGCCGATCGCGGTGCTGCCCGCGGCGGGGATTCTCAACCGGCTGGGCCAGCCGGACGTCTTCGGCGACGACGGCCTGGGGTGGACGAACGTCGCGAAGGTGATCGACGCGGCGGGCGGGGCGCTGCTGGATTCCACGCTGGGGCTGCCGTTGCTGTTCTGCGTGGGTGTCGCGATCGGCATGGCGAAGAAGTCGGACGGTTCGACGGCGCTCGCGGCGGTGACGGGGTTCCTGGTCTTCTACGCGGTGCTCCAGGCGTTCCCGGTGGACTGCCCGCGGGGGCAGGAGGCGGTGGACGGGGGGTGCGTCGACTACGCGGGGAAGGCGTTCACGGCGGCGACGTACCAGAACCCGGGGGTGTTCGGCGGGATCGTGATCGGGCTGATCTCGGCGTACGTGTGGCGGCGGTTCTACCGGACGAAGCTCGTGGACTGGCTGGGGTTCTTCAACGGGCGGCGGCTCGTGCCGATCCTGATGGCGTTCATCGGGCTGCTGCTCGGGGGGCTCGCGGCGTGGGCGTGGCAGCCGATCGGGGACGGGCTGACGAGTTTCGGGGAGTGGTTGTCGGACGCGGGGGCGTGGGGTTCGGGGGTGTTCGGGGTCGCGAACCGGGCGCTGCTCGTGGTGGGGCTGCACCAGTTCCTGAACACGTTCGTGTGGTTCCAGTTCGGGGACTTCAAGGCGGCCGACGGCGACATCGTGCACGGGGACATCAACCGCTTCCTGGCGGGTGACCCGAGTGCGGGGCAGTTCCTGACGGGGTTCTTCCCGATCATGATGTTCGCGCTGCCCGCCGCCGCGCTGGCGATCACGCACTGCGCGAAGCCGCACCGGCGCAAGGAGGTGGGCGGGCTGATGCTGTCGGTCGCGCTGACCTCGTTCGTCACTGGGATCACGGAGCCGATCGAGTACTCGTTCCTGTTCGTGGCGCCGTTGCTGTACGCGGTGCACGCGGTGCTGACGGGTGTCTCGATGGCGGTGTCCTGGGCGCTGGGTGCGAAGGACGGCTTCAGTTTCTCGGCGGGGCTGATCGACTACGTCATCAACTGGTCGCTGGCGACGAAACCGTGGCTGTTGCTGATCATCGGGGCGTGTGCGGCGGTCGTGTACTACGTGGTGTTCCGCTTCGCGATCACGCGGTTCGACCTGAAGACGCCGGGGCGGGAGCCGGAGGAGGAACTGGAGGACGAGACGCGGGCGTGA
- a CDS encoding MBL fold metallo-hydrolase, giving the protein MKLTVVGCSGSIPSVDSPCSSYLVEADGFRLLLDMGNGALGELQRHIGLNELDAVVLSHLHADHCIDMCAYFVVRYYNADPLTTGPLPVYGPEGTEERLTAGHGDTPTRSAMAEVFDFHTLKPGSFRIGPFTLHAEQVRHPVEAYGFRVEHEGRSLTYSGDTGPAAALDQLAADSDLFLCEAAFTDGKEEIPDLHLNGRDAGESAQRAGARRLVLTHIPPWTDPQLNLTAAREVYEGPVELAHTGAVYEI; this is encoded by the coding sequence ATGAAGCTCACCGTCGTCGGCTGCTCGGGCTCGATCCCGTCCGTGGACTCGCCCTGCTCCAGCTACCTCGTAGAGGCCGACGGCTTCCGGCTGCTCCTCGACATGGGCAATGGCGCCCTCGGCGAGCTGCAGCGCCACATCGGCCTGAACGAACTCGACGCCGTCGTCCTCAGCCACCTGCACGCCGATCACTGCATCGACATGTGCGCGTACTTCGTCGTGCGCTACTACAACGCCGACCCCCTCACCACCGGGCCGCTGCCGGTATACGGTCCCGAGGGCACCGAGGAACGCCTCACCGCGGGACACGGCGACACCCCCACGCGCTCCGCGATGGCCGAGGTCTTCGATTTCCACACCCTCAAACCGGGCAGTTTCCGCATCGGACCCTTCACGCTCCACGCCGAGCAGGTCCGCCACCCGGTCGAGGCGTACGGATTCCGCGTCGAGCACGAGGGCCGCTCCCTCACGTACTCCGGGGACACGGGCCCGGCCGCCGCACTCGACCAACTCGCCGCCGACAGCGACCTGTTCCTGTGCGAAGCCGCCTTCACCGACGGCAAGGAGGAGATCCCCGACCTCCACCTCAACGGCCGCGACGCCGGCGAGAGCGCCCAGCGCGCGGGCGCCCGCCGCCTCGTCCTCACCCACATCCCCCCGTGGACCGACCCCCAGCTCAACCTGACGGCCGCCCGCGAGGTCTACGAGGGTCCCGTCGAACTCGCGCACACCGGCGCCGTCTACGAAATCTGA
- a CDS encoding type II toxin-antitoxin system PemK/MazF family toxin, protein MGVSWWWLLAGVVVLGLLVSCVDAWGRSDRGPRGRRRPPRGPGGARAREPRPGEIWWALVPFEDGPGAKDRPCLVLSVGPRAARVMKITSRQHPERDGVVALPPGAVDDREGRRSYLETRERRKVPLRDFRRRAGAVDAGVWERVRKG, encoded by the coding sequence ATGGGTGTGTCGTGGTGGTGGTTGCTGGCCGGTGTGGTGGTGCTCGGGCTGCTCGTGTCGTGCGTCGACGCGTGGGGGCGCAGTGACCGGGGGCCCCGGGGGCGGCGGCGTCCGCCGCGCGGGCCCGGTGGGGCACGGGCGAGGGAGCCGCGGCCCGGTGAGATCTGGTGGGCGCTGGTGCCGTTCGAGGACGGGCCCGGGGCGAAGGACCGGCCGTGCCTGGTGCTGTCGGTGGGGCCGCGCGCGGCGCGGGTCATGAAGATCACGAGCCGTCAGCACCCGGAGCGCGACGGGGTCGTGGCGCTGCCGCCCGGCGCGGTGGACGACCGCGAGGGGCGGCGCAGCTACCTGGAGACGCGGGAGCGGCGGAAGGTGCCGCTGCGGGATTTCCGGCGGCGCGCGGGCGCGGTGGACGCGGGGGTGTGGGAGCGGGTGCGGAAGGGATGA
- a CDS encoding PLP-dependent cysteine synthase family protein, with protein MRYESALAAVGNTPLVQLPRLTPGEGVRLWAKLEDRNPTGSVKDRPALHMVEQAEKDGRLTPGRTILEPTSGNTGISLAMAAKLKGYRMVCVMPENTSQERRELLAMWGAEIIPSPAAGGSNTAVRVAKELAAQHPDWVMLYQYGNPDNAGAHYATTGPELLADLPSVTHFVAGLGTTGTLMGVGRYLREHKPDVKIVAAEPRYDDLVYGLRNLDEGFVPELYDESVLTTRFSVGSADAVTRTRQLLQEEGIFAGISTGAALHAAIGMGKKAVKAGEEADIAFVVADGGWKYLSTGVYTAPTTEEAIATLQGQLWA; from the coding sequence ATGCGGTACGAGAGCGCTCTCGCCGCTGTCGGCAACACCCCGCTCGTCCAGCTCCCCCGGCTCACGCCGGGGGAGGGGGTCCGCCTGTGGGCCAAGCTGGAGGACCGCAACCCCACCGGATCCGTCAAGGACCGGCCCGCGCTCCACATGGTCGAGCAGGCCGAGAAGGACGGCCGTCTCACACCGGGCCGCACGATCCTGGAGCCCACGAGCGGCAACACCGGCATCTCGCTCGCCATGGCCGCCAAGCTCAAGGGCTACCGCATGGTCTGCGTCATGCCCGAGAACACCAGCCAGGAACGGCGCGAACTGCTCGCCATGTGGGGCGCCGAGATCATCCCCAGCCCGGCGGCGGGCGGCTCCAACACGGCCGTACGGGTCGCCAAGGAGCTCGCGGCGCAGCACCCCGACTGGGTCATGCTCTACCAGTACGGGAACCCGGACAACGCGGGCGCCCACTACGCCACGACCGGCCCCGAACTGCTCGCCGACCTCCCCTCGGTCACCCACTTCGTCGCGGGACTCGGCACCACCGGCACCCTCATGGGCGTCGGCCGCTACCTGCGCGAGCACAAGCCGGACGTCAAGATCGTCGCCGCCGAGCCCCGTTACGACGACCTCGTCTACGGCCTCCGCAACCTCGACGAGGGCTTCGTCCCCGAGCTGTACGACGAGAGCGTCCTCACCACCCGCTTCTCCGTCGGCTCCGCCGACGCCGTCACCCGCACCCGCCAACTCCTCCAGGAGGAAGGCATCTTCGCGGGCATCTCCACCGGCGCGGCGCTCCACGCGGCCATCGGCATGGGCAAGAAGGCCGTCAAGGCGGGCGAGGAGGCCGACATCGCCTTCGTCGTCGCTGACGGCGGCTGGAAGTACCTCTCGACGGGCGTCTACACGGCACCGACGACGGAAGAGGCGATCGCGACCCTGCAGGGCCAGCTCTGGGCCTGA
- a CDS encoding MoaD/ThiS family protein, with amino-acid sequence MAIEVRIPTILRTYTDGAKAVQGSGDTLAELFADLDSRHVGIQERIVDGGKLRRFVNVYLNDEDVRFLDGISTKLSDGDSVTILPAVAGGAR; translated from the coding sequence ATGGCCATCGAGGTCCGCATCCCGACCATCCTCCGCACCTACACCGACGGCGCCAAGGCCGTCCAGGGCAGCGGGGACACGCTCGCCGAGCTGTTCGCCGACCTCGACAGCCGCCACGTCGGCATCCAGGAGCGCATCGTCGACGGCGGCAAGCTCCGACGCTTCGTCAACGTCTACCTCAACGACGAGGACGTCCGCTTCCTCGACGGCATCAGCACCAAGCTCAGCGACGGGGACAGCGTCACGATCCTCCCCGCCGTCGCCGGCGGCGCCCGCTGA
- a CDS encoding putative leader peptide: MVDLDVRTQEPGTPLLTARRHVDLCRVAGALCPR, encoded by the coding sequence ATGGTTGACCTCGACGTGCGTACACAGGAGCCGGGCACCCCGCTGCTCACGGCGCGTCGCCACGTCGACCTCTGCCGCGTCGCCGGCGCCCTCTGTCCGCGCTGA
- a CDS encoding Mov34/MPN/PAD-1 family protein: MLTLTQELYDRIVAHARADHPDEACGIVAGPAGSDRPERFVPMLNAARSPTFYEFDSGDLLRLYRDLDDRDEEPVIVYHSHTATEAYPSRTDISYANEPGAHYVLVSTADTDEAGPFQFRSYRIVDGVVTEEDVKVVAAS, from the coding sequence ATGCTGACCCTGACCCAGGAGCTGTACGACCGGATCGTCGCCCACGCGCGCGCGGACCACCCCGACGAGGCGTGCGGCATCGTCGCGGGACCGGCGGGCAGCGACCGCCCCGAGCGCTTCGTCCCGATGCTCAACGCGGCCCGCTCGCCCACGTTCTACGAGTTCGACTCGGGCGACCTGCTCCGCCTCTACCGCGATCTCGACGACCGCGACGAGGAGCCCGTGATCGTCTACCACTCGCACACGGCGACCGAGGCGTACCCCTCGCGCACGGACATCTCCTACGCGAACGAGCCGGGCGCCCACTACGTCCTCGTCTCCACCGCCGACACCGACGAGGCGGGCCCCTTCCAGTTCCGCTCGTACCGCATCGTGGACGGCGTGGTCACGGAGGAGGACGTGAAGGTCGTGGCGGCCTCCTGA
- a CDS encoding amino acid permease: MTSTQIGTPGEEPVEPVEAVGKTESGEGYHRALGARQIQMIAIGGAIGTGLFLGAGTAISKAGPSLILAYAAAGLVIYFIMRALGELLLYRPVSGSFAEYAREFLGPFFGFVTGWTYWLGWVITGITEVTAAAKYMTFWWAIPQWASSLAFTVLLFGVNLISVKLFGELEFWFSMVKVTAIVGMILICLGILTLGFSDAGPTASVAHLWDDGGLFPHGLGGTLMTLQIVMFAFLAVELVGVTAGESENPEKNLPKAINTVPWRIAVFYVGALIMILSVVPWKNFQPNVSPFVAAFEQMGLGVGAAVVNFVVLTAALSSCNSGMYSTGRMLRDLSLNRQGPTLFARLTRTGTPLLGTAFSAALMLLGVWINYQWPGKAFQYVMSLATICGVWAWIMILLCQLRYRRKAERGELPVSSFPAPGAPFTSLFALAFLLLVLVLMGFDKDARIALYAAPVWGALLVAAYRVHLARAPYARPADPEETAPAEA; this comes from the coding sequence ATGACGTCCACGCAGATCGGCACGCCCGGCGAGGAGCCGGTGGAGCCCGTGGAGGCGGTCGGGAAGACGGAGAGCGGCGAGGGGTACCACCGGGCGCTCGGCGCGCGGCAGATCCAGATGATCGCCATCGGCGGCGCGATCGGCACCGGGCTCTTCCTCGGCGCCGGGACCGCCATCTCGAAGGCGGGCCCGAGCCTGATCCTCGCCTACGCGGCGGCCGGGCTCGTCATCTACTTCATCATGCGGGCGCTCGGCGAACTCCTCCTCTACCGCCCCGTCTCCGGCTCCTTCGCCGAGTACGCGCGCGAGTTCCTCGGCCCCTTCTTCGGCTTCGTCACCGGCTGGACGTACTGGCTCGGCTGGGTCATCACCGGGATCACCGAGGTCACCGCCGCCGCCAAGTACATGACCTTCTGGTGGGCGATCCCGCAGTGGGCCTCCTCGCTCGCCTTCACCGTCCTGCTCTTCGGCGTGAACCTCATCTCCGTGAAGCTCTTCGGCGAGCTGGAGTTCTGGTTCTCGATGGTCAAGGTCACCGCGATCGTCGGCATGATCCTCATCTGCCTCGGCATCCTCACCCTCGGCTTCTCCGACGCGGGCCCGACCGCGAGCGTCGCCCACCTGTGGGACGACGGCGGCCTCTTCCCGCACGGCCTCGGCGGCACCCTCATGACGCTCCAGATCGTCATGTTCGCCTTCCTCGCCGTCGAACTCGTCGGCGTCACGGCGGGCGAGTCCGAGAACCCCGAGAAGAACCTCCCCAAGGCGATCAACACCGTCCCCTGGCGCATCGCCGTCTTCTACGTCGGCGCGCTGATCATGATCCTGTCCGTCGTCCCGTGGAAGAACTTCCAGCCGAACGTCTCGCCGTTCGTCGCCGCCTTCGAGCAGATGGGCCTCGGCGTCGGCGCGGCCGTCGTCAACTTCGTCGTCCTCACCGCCGCGCTCTCCTCCTGCAACTCCGGCATGTACTCGACGGGCCGGATGCTCCGCGACCTCTCCCTCAACCGCCAGGGCCCCACCCTCTTCGCCCGCCTCACCCGCACCGGCACCCCGCTCCTCGGCACCGCCTTCTCCGCCGCGCTCATGCTCCTCGGCGTGTGGATCAACTACCAGTGGCCGGGCAAGGCGTTCCAGTACGTCATGTCCCTCGCCACCATCTGCGGGGTGTGGGCCTGGATCATGATCCTGCTCTGCCAGCTCCGTTACCGCCGCAAGGCCGAGCGCGGCGAACTCCCCGTCTCCTCCTTCCCCGCCCCCGGCGCCCCCTTCACGAGCCTGTTCGCCCTCGCCTTCCTCCTCCTGGTCCTCGTCCTCATGGGCTTCGACAAGGACGCCCGCATCGCCCTCTACGCGGCGCCCGTCTGGGGCGCGCTCCTCGTCGCCGCCTACCGCGTCCACCTCGCCCGCGCCCCGTACGCCCGTCCCGCGGACCCGGAGGAGACGGCACCCGCCGAAGCCTGA
- a CDS encoding DUF2017 domain-containing protein, which translates to MPGLFERTPDGAAEVTLDAVETSIIRSLAVQLLELVGPGPGGDDDDPLAGLFAEGPSKPPSDPVLRRLFPDAYTRPGEDEGPELHAASAEFRRYTENDLRARKREDALAVVRTLDDLRTDARGNARLQLAGLAAETWLRTLNDLRLALSTRLDITAEGDTELLYELPDSDPRKPMVMAYLWLGGLQETLVETLLP; encoded by the coding sequence ATGCCCGGCCTCTTCGAACGCACCCCGGACGGCGCCGCCGAGGTCACCCTCGACGCGGTCGAGACCAGCATCATCCGCTCCCTCGCCGTGCAGCTCCTCGAACTCGTCGGGCCCGGCCCCGGCGGTGACGACGACGACCCGCTCGCCGGGCTCTTCGCCGAGGGCCCCAGCAAGCCGCCCTCCGACCCGGTCCTGCGCCGCCTCTTCCCCGACGCGTACACCCGCCCCGGCGAGGACGAGGGCCCCGAACTCCACGCCGCCTCGGCCGAGTTCCGCCGCTACACCGAGAACGACCTGCGCGCCCGCAAGCGCGAGGACGCACTCGCCGTCGTCCGCACCCTCGACGACCTGCGCACCGACGCCCGCGGCAACGCCCGCCTCCAGCTCGCGGGCCTCGCCGCCGAGACCTGGCTGCGCACCCTCAACGACCTGCGCCTCGCCCTCTCGACCCGCCTCGACATCACCGCCGAGGGCGACACGGAACTCCTCTACGAACTCCCGGACAGCGACCCGCGCAAGCCGATGGTCATGGCGTACCTGTGGCTGGGGGGCCTGCAGGAAACCCTGGTGGAGACGCTGCTGCCCTAG
- the clpS gene encoding ATP-dependent Clp protease adapter ClpS, with product MEVERPDAEAESFAVAEPDLPWITLVHNDPVNLMSYVTYVFQSYFGYSKDKATKLMLDVHNKGRAVVSSGSREEMERDVQAMHGYGLWATLQQDRD from the coding sequence ATGGAGGTGGAGCGGCCCGACGCCGAGGCCGAGTCCTTCGCGGTCGCGGAGCCGGACCTCCCGTGGATCACGCTCGTCCACAACGACCCCGTCAACCTGATGAGCTACGTGACGTACGTCTTCCAGTCGTACTTCGGCTACTCCAAGGACAAGGCCACCAAGCTGATGCTCGACGTGCACAACAAGGGACGCGCCGTCGTCTCCAGCGGCAGCCGCGAGGAGATGGAGCGCGACGTGCAGGCGATGCACGGCTACGGACTGTGGGCCACGCTCCAGCAGGACCGCGACTGA